Below is a window of Cryomorphaceae bacterium DNA.
AAACACCGATGGTAAGTTTCTGATCAAACAACTCAGGATTGAACCAAACAACCGCGACTTTTAACGCGAAAGCGCGTCGCTTTTGTAACTTTGCGGGGTATGCCTTTACCCGAAATCAACAAAGCCATCGAGGAGCTCATTGAGCGGGCACTTCGCGAAGATATTGGCGATGGCGACCACAGCTCATTGAGTTGTATTCCCAAAAACGCCAAAAGCAAGGCACAACTCATCGCCAAAGATTACGGCGTATTGGCCGGTGTGGAGGTTGCTCTGCAAATCTTTAGAAAAGTTGATTCCACCCTGCAAACAGAAGTTCGGCTGCAAGACGGTACTCCCATTGAACCAGGACAGGTTGTACTCTATGTGGAGGGGTCGGCTCAAGCCATTCTTTCAGCGGAGCGACTGGTGCTCAACTGTATGCAGCGAATGAGCGGAATTGCCACCTACACCGCTTTTCTCTGTACCCTCATTAAAGGAACCGGCGCCAAACTTCTCGACACCCGTAAAACCAGCCCCGGACTTCGTGCACTTGAAAAAGCAGCTGTAAAAATTGGAGGCGGCCATAACCATCGCATGGGGTTATATGATATGATTATGCTCAAAGACAACCACATTGACTTTGCTGGCGGGGTTGAAAAAGCCATTGAAAGCGCGAATCAATACCTGGAAGAGACAGGCAAGAAGCTACCCATTGAAGTGGAAGTGCGCTCGTTGGATGAACTGGATCGTGCACTTGCCATAGGACAGGTTCAACGAATCATGCTCGATAATTTCAATTTTGAAGATTTACGCGTAGCTGTAAAACGAATCAATGGCCGGTTTCAAACAGAAGCCAGTGGCGGAATTACCGAAGAAACCATACGCCAATACGCTGAATGCGGGGTAGATTACATATCCGTTGGCGCTCTAACCCACAGCGTTAAAAGTCTGGACTTAAGCCTGAAAGCCATTTCCTCATGATGTTTGATTGGATTTACACCTTAAAACGTCGTATCCTCACATCATGGCCGGTGAGCACTACCATTCGGTTCTCTCAAAAACTGGTTTTACCCGGGTTCGACGGGCAAAGTGTGTTTAATGTAGCCCGATTCTTTTACGAAGCGATATTACGAGGCTCGGTATTGGATCGGGCTGCCGCCATTTCATTCAAATTTATTCTATCGGTT
It encodes the following:
- the nadC gene encoding carboxylating nicotinate-nucleotide diphosphorylase, with translation MPLPEINKAIEELIERALREDIGDGDHSSLSCIPKNAKSKAQLIAKDYGVLAGVEVALQIFRKVDSTLQTEVRLQDGTPIEPGQVVLYVEGSAQAILSAERLVLNCMQRMSGIATYTAFLCTLIKGTGAKLLDTRKTSPGLRALEKAAVKIGGGHNHRMGLYDMIMLKDNHIDFAGGVEKAIESANQYLEETGKKLPIEVEVRSLDELDRALAIGQVQRIMLDNFNFEDLRVAVKRINGRFQTEASGGITEETIRQYAECGVDYISVGALTHSVKSLDLSLKAISS